The following are encoded in a window of Arctopsyche grandis isolate Sample6627 chromosome 4, ASM5162203v2, whole genome shotgun sequence genomic DNA:
- the LOC143910394 gene encoding calcium load-activated calcium channel: protein MWSDTLLIVFISVCTALFGEGLTWIMVYRTEKYQKLKSEVERQSKRLERRKEAHGDSLDKQHKKKIEREEERLKNNNRDLSLVKMKSMFAIGFAFTALLSMFNNIFDGRVVAKLPFLPITWIQGLSHRNLPGDDFSECSFIFLYILCTMSIRQNIQKILGFAPSRAASKQGGALFGATPGQFK from the exons ATGTGGTCCGACACGTTGCTGATCGTCTTCATATCCGTTTGCACAGCCTTATTCGGTGAAG GCTTGACATGGATAATGGTGTATCGCACTGAGAAATATCAGAAGTTGAAATCCGAAGTCGAGCGTCAAAGTAAAAgat TAGAAAGACGAAAAGAAGCACATGGCGATTCTTTGGACAAGCAACACAAGAAGAAAATAGAACGCGAAGAAGAGCGATTGAAAAACAATAATAGGGATCTGTCTTTGGTGAAAATGAAATCTATGTTTGCAATTGGATTTGCATTTACTGCTTTGTTGAGCATGTTTAATAATAT CTTTGACGGCCGCGTCGTAGCCAAATTACCATTTTTACCCATAACTTGGATTCAAGGACTGAGTCACCGAAATTTACCCGGAGATGACTTCTCAGAATGTTCAttcattttcttatatatactATGCACAATGTCCATAAg GCAAAACATCCAAAAGATTCTGGGCTTCGCACCTTCCCGAGCAGCATCAAAACAAGGAGGAGCACTCTTCGGCGCCACACCTGGTCAATTCAAATga
- the Megf8 gene encoding multiple EGF like domains 8, with translation MIRKTFVKDGGGDLVISVWMCLMIVTCAAVTSPCDKSRRIFTESSGIITDGPQGSNYTQDSHCEWLIKAQNDSQFITLKFQSMGTECSYDYVFVYDGNSFQAPLLGSFSGKTEPQQIIASSGYMLILLYSDTNYVLDGFRAEFFVYNCPNNCSEKGLCTSHVCNCEGNWGGDDCSIELCPQNCSRHGICREKQCYCDDGYSGMACTLDVSDFSGNKWHWLSNSKGGLLPRAAHTAVYINYTDSIYVYGGYNLNEVLGSLQVYKMNTSQWEDVFEEDSFLDSDQAIFREVVKPDNSSAWELKTDPFFKHISSFALLSLAHANISSDKFSNIMNEDVKMDIHSNGNLNDNFDTYLNDTFKEQVKPSARYGHAACQIATGFAIYGGKLANGNLSSDLWYYDVFVKAWSLRARNSNFSPPALTRHTLTAVNDEIYLFGGSTSDGEFSSRMFRIKLNANSTEVWEEVYARGGKELDVRVVAHSAVYHSFSHSILIYGGVVAGVARFSKLSDRMFAFDIDSKYWSELHYPRAHLRDTYVPRERAFHTSTIIGNYLIVFGGYSHRHNKEEICYDNQMYMYHLGCHSWISSDVLGDTGGSYGYPKTQGVFAHAAAIRLPSTLFIIGGYHGNVNSDLLAFIVPGWLSGINSVESETACPHHKSYAACLADPECGWCSADEICYGRTVGSNCTTNLQSVRCGGICPALGDCHACLTHGAPIDNSGKQNRQPLPSVSTKLGLHQCTWCVQNARCHHKDDNYGVCGEDTPSQSPGWWGATGTEISHPSECRVLDKRPGFTFIKYQHPVNWSYPDQVAIINATTIDFNTSGNPNRDQMEGEMVAQLKGFLHTPASWVDTGEMLQVCVGYSRAELTLENNHVAVNLSAFEFSMCKVANWPSLGSGKLPVDFRAHKIFTSSFNPHQQSKMELLHNKSNENPKVFTFEYLEPFSNGTCSQYDNCLYCLTDSSCGWCELTNKCISRSENEIQKCSSNGDWRYFTLQPSSCPNCSNYISCSRCLSNAGCEWWAEDARCIRKGRVLEAVKSLNQCPEPCHLRMNCSTCLDERGRCVWCEATQQCFSFSVYTSEYQFGLCREWLDRTISTNPTSPSDTSVRRSDQCKSCTQYYNCSSCLKSLSCGWCYSQENPMKGSCIQGDFGKPLISCGTLLNMSSDEIQWAYAQCPDVDECGLGLHDCHKNAICANTHGSYTCKCFRGFNGDGKSSCTKTCYNNCVHGFCNGAPDYTCQCDLGWTGVDCASNCGCNNHSTCTTGIGICDSCQDLTEGTLCEKCKVGSYGNATLSRGCRSCECNGHGDVHLGICDAHTGECYCKDNTIGPNCEKCSNNYYGDPRKHGLCYFKCEARGILEGRDERGIGSHVTNTLPWSGPPTKECLWIISPGNVTSNGLIQLTIDQAQMNVSCSDNAIYVYDGFPVLGSAQQSQLIGVFCSEASPQMVEAKSGYLTVHYRQGPPGQGFEATYKIFSCESNCSPPRVCKKNYCVCPDRYAGLNCEKQLCPNNCSSIFKQGICDKGYGRCLCAVGWGGSDCSVKLQPHQLVFTELFNSRHLVDTLDHLRNTLPRFGHSLVADKRGSLWMFGGYSLPHGPLNDIRLFDTRNNTWMQVTVEPTPDAKMPKKRYFHASEIIHVRQLIYIYGGLSLQATDIENKTLGDFWQFGLKDQRWIMISKDMQPPPLAGHSLTLQKNQDSESLVLIGGFSLENGFLSDVWEYDLEKNKWEIVKTQGVIPVGICGHSTVYHYHTHSLYVFGGYLYSPNGTFVSNKLFVLNYQTLTWSELPTFPELNDPHSNLPRARFLHSAVTTEEYMIVFGGHTHPHNGSDLLSAYVYSCNQWISLVNDVEIVGELPPSTYAHAMTLDADSGVLYVVGGWDGGAQCQVTRIALPLDLCRLWSGGKHICRHHMGCSYCTVHPIGATNSTYCYSHGKSDMCDGHNGTLITNNGASCDAALIAKRSCINFTTCGACLASWPAHLENTTICQWCENCQSGKCIPYGEECPKSVSSCDTAVLKLDSVETCPRECAASDCIKCPHSRCIWTRDADIIGTDTGEFNKHVPDSVYNWKCISKVNLRQESMKIKDLDSCPKKCHIYRDCQSCLKAKGAEGGSHECHWATHLNQCLSPSYQPFYCAGGVCGLVIQPKQMGQCPSPCFNFTQCDECLRHAHCGWCGNDDENGKGLCTEGSLNSPLNSNCEELFSKVYDDTDDKTSQSIKWYFFQCPPENECENGHHRCDSLSEHCRDLFSGYECVCGPGYRAAGGSCVPVCTQGCVRGACVRPNVCNCDFGYVGANCSIQCQCNGHANCEGPDKLNQCLECHNNTMGSQCEKCKALFVGDPTNNGQCVPCSVYCNGHSNICLGESVNMHSFNLAHIQDYLTEGPVSKAKCLMCANNTDGLKCDKCNSGYFRGSEDYRMPCRPCECHGHGDVCDPITGEKCNCGNNTESDITCQTSSLSKNSAQECWRYQCVKCKDSYMGDPKNGHQCYKMMTAENRMCFDARLLDECKGKPKLLNPGQTVFFVVIPRFMNVDIRIIVDVTQGALDIFMSPNDSSFVVSVNSTTGDHSIDLDPSFLLHEPVHVADIFLSNTSDQTYKSKSFDGLTEYTLIKYHADNLNTYITVDKKNSLLWVQGLRNRMVLTLPHLVHDLGYTKFYLIIKAMNSDNSSSRAGKGVVFFRQDQLHIDLFVFFSVFFSCFFLFLAACVVGWKVKQATDVRRARRRHVVEMLHMAKRPFATVTLLLGQHSPYTQRRKTRSKQVIAANDVLPIAVEPTEDGLAAVTSVFVKLPGGRTAPTRLALASSLVLLARQLPSSGRTFLRRRSVHNIPVAPS, from the exons CTTACTCTACAGCGATACGAATTATGTTCTGGATGGATTTCGGGCtgagttttttgtttataattgtCCTAATAATTGTTCGGAGAAAGGTTTGTGTACGTCGCATGTTTGTAATTGTGAAGGCAATTGGGGTGGAGACGACTGTAGCATTGAATTATGTCCTCAAAATTGCTCAAGACATGGTATTTGTCGTGAAAAACAATGCTACTGTGATGATGG GTATTCCGGTATGGCTTGTACTTTGGATGTTTCCGACTTCAGCGGTAATAAATGGCATTGGTTATCAAATTCAAAAGGTGGATTATTACCCAGAGCTGCTCACACTGCTGTGTATATCAACTATACAGATTCCATTTACGTATATGGCGGTTATAATCTGAATGAAGTTTTAGGCTCTCTTCAAGTTtacaa AATGAACACAAGTCAATGGGAAGATGTTTTTGAGGAAGATTCTTTTCTTGATTCCGATCAGGCTATTTTCAGAGAAGTCGTTAAGCCG GATAATTCATCAGCTTGGGAATTGAAAACGGATCCATTTTTTAAACACATTTCTTCTTTCGCCCTCTTGTCTCTGGCCCATGCTAACATATCTTCCGACAAATTTTCGAACATTATGAATGAAGATGTAAAAATGGATATCCACTCTAACGGCAATCTCAATGACAACTTTGACACATATTTAAATGATACTTTCAAAGAACAGGTGAAGCCGTCTGCTCGGTACGGACATGCTGCTTGTCAGATTGCAACCGGGTTCGCCATCTACGGTGGGAAGTTAGCCAATGGAAATCTATCGTCTGATCTTTGGTATTATGATGTGTTTGTTAAAGCATGGTCCTTACGAGCGCGAAATTCCAACTTTTCACCACCAGCGTTGACACGACACACGCTGACAGCGGTAAACGATGAGATTTATCTATTCGGAGGCAGTACAAGTGATGGTGAATTTTCGTCAAG aatGTTTCGTATAAAACTTAATGCTAATTCTACTGAAGTGTGGGAGGAAGTATACGCTAGAGGTGGAAAAGAATTAGATGTTAGAGTTGTTGCTCATAGTGCAGTTTATCATTCCTTCTCACATTCCATTTTAATTTACGGGGGAGTTGTTGCTGGTGTAGCTAG attcTCAAAATTATCTGATAGAATGTTTGCTTTTGATATTGATAGCAAATATTGGAGTGAGCTTCACTATCCTCGAGCTCATCTAAGAGACACTTATGTTCCTAGAGAGCGGGCATTCCATACTTCAACTATTATAG GTAATTATTTGATTGTATTCGGTGGGTATTCTCATCGGCACAATAAAGAAGAGATCTGTTACGACAACCAAATGTACATGTATCATTTGGGTTGTCATTCTTGGATTAGTAGTGACGTATTAGGTGATACTGGAGGTAGTTATGGCTACCCAAAAACTCAAGGAGTGTTTGCTCATGCAGCTGCAATACGTCTACCGTCTACTTTATTCATCATTGGAGGATATCACGGAAATGTAAATA gTGATTTATTAGCATTTATAGTTCCTGGGTGGTTGAGTGGAATAAATTCGGTTGAATCTGAAACGGCTTGCCCTCATCACAAGTCGTACGCGGCATGTCTTGCCGATCCGGAATGCGGATGGTGCTCTGCTGATGAA ATTTGTTACGGGAGAACCGTCGGCTCAAATTGCACAACGAATTTACAATCTGTTAGGTGTGGTGGGATTTGTCCAGCTTTGGGAGATTGTCATGCTTGTTTAACTCACGGTGCACCGATTGATAATTCCGGTAAACAAAACCGGCAACCGCTACCTTCCGTTAGTACGAAACTTGGACTTCATCAGTGTACTTGGTGTGTACAAAATGCAAGATGTCACCATAAAGATG ataactaTGGAGTTTGTGGTGAAGATACACCTTCTCAATCGCCTGGATGGTGGGGTGCTACCGGAACAGAAATTTCTCATCCTTCAGAATGTCGTGTATTAGATAAAAGACCAGGTTTTACATTCATTAAATACCAACACCCGGTCAATTGGAGCTATCCTGATCAAGTGGCAATCATAAATGCAacgactattgatttcaacacTTCGGGAAATCCAAATAGAGATCAAATGGAAGGCGAAATGGTAGCTCAGTTGAAAGGTTTTCTTCACACTCCCGCTAGTTGGGTAGACACGGGAGAAATGTTACAAGTTTGTGTTGGATATTCTCGAGCCGAGCTTACTTTGGAAAACAATCACGTTGCTGTTAATCTATCTGCATTTGAATTTTCTATGTGTAAAGTAGCAAATTGGCCATCTTTAGGATCAGGAAAATTGCCAGTTGACTTCCGCGCTCATAAAATCTTTACTTCCTCCTTTAATCCCCATCAACAAAGCAAAATGGAATTATTGCACAACAAAAGCAACGAAAATCCTAAA gtGTTCACATTCGAATATCTAGAACCATTTTCTAATGGAACTTGTAGCCAGTATGATAACTGCTTATACTGCTTAACAGATTCGTCCTGCGGTTGGTGCGAATTGACAAATAAATGCATATCTCGTTCAGAAAATGAAATCCAAAAGTGTTCTTCTAATGGTGATTGGCGATACTTCACTCTTCAGCCGTCATCGTGTCCTAACTGTTCTAATTATATCAGTTGTTCTCGCTGTTTGTCTAATGCTGGCTGCGAGTGGTGGGCAGAAGACGCTCGTTGCATACGCAAAGGAAGAGTGCTCGAAGCTGTAAAATCGTTGAACCAATGTCCAGAGCCGTGTCACTTACGGATGAATTGCTCCACATGTCTAGACGAACGTGGCCGTTGTGTATGGTGTGAAGCTACCCAGCAATGTTTCAGCTTCAGCGTTTATACCAGTGAATATCAATTCGGTCTTTGTAGAGAATGGCTCGATAGAACAATATCAACTAATCCGACTAGTCCATCAGATACGTCTGTCCGTCGTTCTGACCAATGTAAATCGTGTACTCAATACTATAATTGCAGCTCGTGCTTAAAATCGCTGAGTTGTGGCTGGTGCTATTCTCAAGAGAATCCAATGAAAGGATCGTGCATTCAAGGAGATTTTGGTAAACCGCTCATTAGTTGTGGAACCTTGTTAAACATGTCCTCGGACGAAATTCAGTGGGCGTATGCTCAATGTCCCGATGTTGACGAATGCGGTTTAGGTCTTCACGATTGCCATAAGAACGCAATATGTGCCAACACTCATGGCTCGTACACGTGTAAATGCTTCAGAGGCTTTAACGGCGATGGTAAATCTTCCTGTACGAAGACATGCTATAACAATTGCGTGCACGGGTTTTGCAACGGTGCACCTGATTATACGTGCCAATGTGATTTGGGCTGGACTGGTGTGGATTGTGCTAGCAATTGCGGCTGCAACAATCATTCCACTTGCACTACCGGTATTGGTATTTGCGACAGTTGCCAAGACCTGACCGAAGGAACGCTCTGCGAAAAATGTAAAGTGGGTAGCTACGGGAATGCAACGTTGAGTCGGGGATGCCGCAGTTGCGAATGCAACGGACACGGTGATGTACACTTGGGAATATGCGATGCACACACGGGCGAATGCTATTGCAAAGACAATACAATAGGACCCAACTGTGAAAAGTGCAGTAATAACTATTACGGCGATCCACGGAAACATGGCTTGTGCTATTTCAAATGCGAAGCACGCGGTATTCTCGAAGGCAGGGACGAACGAGGAATCGGTTCTCACGTTACTAACACTCTGCCGTGGAGCGGACCACCTACTAAAGAATGCTTATGGATAATATCGCCTGGAAATGTGACAAGTAATGGATTGATTCAGTTGACTATCGATCAAGCCCAAATGAATGTATCATGTAGTGATAATGCTATTTATGTCTATGATGGATTTCCTGTTTTGGGAAGTGCCCAGCAAAGTCAGCTGATAGGTGTATTTTGCAGCGAGGCATCTCCACAGATGGTGGAAGCAAAATCTGGATATTTGACAGTACATTACCGACAGGGACCTCCAGGTCAAGGCTTTGAAGCaacttataaaattttcagctGCGAAAGTAATTGCTCGCCGCCTCGTGTTTGCAAGAAAAACTATTGCGTTTGTCCTGACAGGTATGCTGGTTTGAATTGTGAAAAGCAACTATGTCCCAATAACTGCAGTAGCATTTTTAAACAGGGTATATGCGATAAAGGCTACGGCAGGTGTCTGTGTGCTGTCGGATGGGGTGGTTCAGACTGTTCGGTAAAATTGCAACCGCATCAATTGGTCTTCACGGAATTGTTCAACTCTCGACATTTGGTCGATACTTTAGATCATCTGCGGAATACCTTACCACGTTTCGGGCATTCGTTAGTTGCCGACAAACGAGGCTCTTTGTGGATGTTTGGAGGCTATTCTTTACCCCACGGACCTCTTAATGACATAAGATTGTTCGACACACGGAATAATACTTGGATGCAAGTAACTGTAGAACCCACGCCAGATGCAAAAATGCCCAAAAAGAGATATTTTCATGCGTCTGAAATAATACACGTTCgtcaattgatttatatatatggtgGTTTAAGCCTGCAAGCTACTgatattgaaaacaaaacattGGGAGACTTTTGGCAGTTCGGTTTGAAGGATCAACGTTGGATTATGATATCGAAAGATATGCAGCCACCACCTCTGGCCGGACATTCTTTAACGTTGCAAAAAAATCAAGATTCTGAAAGTCTCGTTTTGATCGGAGGATTTTCATTAGAAAACGGATTCTTGTCTGATGTTTGGGAATACGATTTAGAGAAGAATAAATGGGAAATAGTCAAAACTCAAGGAGTCATACCTGTCGGAATATGTGGCCACAGTACCGTATATCATTATCATACGCACAGCCTTTACGTTTTCGGCGGCTATTTATACTCTCCAAATGGTACTTTTGTTTCGAACAAGCTGTTCGTATTGAATTATCAAACGCTAACTTGGAGCGAACTGCCTACCTTTCCGGAGCTGAACGATCCACATAGTAATCTACCACGTGCAAGATTTCTACATTCTGCTGTCACAACGGAAGAATATATGATTGTCTTCGGCGGTCACACACATCCTCACAATGGCTCAGATCTACTATCGGCATACGTCTATAGTTGCAACCAGTGGATAAGCCTCGTCAATG ACGTGGAGATAGTCGGTGAACTTCCACCGTCTACGTATGCTCATGCGATGACTTTGGACGCTGACAGTGGAGTATTGTACGTCGTCGGAGGCTGGGACGGTGGTGCTCAATGTCAGGTGACTAGAATAGCCCTGCCGCTTGATTTGTGTCGCTTGTGGAGTGGCGGGAAGCATATTTGCCGTCATCACATGGGATGTAGCTATTGTACTGTACATCCGATCGGCGCTACGAATTCTACATACTGCTACTCTCATGGTAAATCGGACATGTGCGATGGACACAACGGAACATTGATCACGAATAATGGCGCATCTTGTGATGCTGCTTTGATTGCGAAACGATCTTGTATTAACTTTACGACGTGCGGAGCTTGCTTGGCTTCGTGGCCTGCCCATCTGGAAAATACTACAATATGTCAATGGTGTGAAAATTGTCAATCGG GGAAATGTATACCATACGGTGAAGAATGTCCTAAAAGTGTGTCGAGCTGTGATACGGCGGTTTTGAAATTAGATAGCGTTGAAACGTGTCCGAGAGAATGTGCTGCATCTGATTGTATAAAATGTCCTCACAGTCGGTGCATATGGACAAGAGATGCTGATATTATCGGTACCGATACGG GTGAATTCAATAAGCATGTGCCGGATAGTGTATACAATTGGAAGTGTATATCAAAAGTCAACCTTCGACAAGAGAGCATGAAAATCAAAGACTTGGACAGTTGTCCTAAAAAATGTCATATATATCGAGATTGCCAATCGTGTTTGAAAGCAAAGGGTGCCGAAGGTGGTTCACATGAATGCCATTGGGCTACTCATTTAAATCAGTGTCTCTCTCCGTCGTATCAACCATTCTATTGCGCCGGAGGAGTATGCGGTCTCGTCATCCAGCCGAAGCAAATGGGACAATGTCCATCTCCTTGCTTTAATTTCACCCAGTGCGATGAATGTCTCCGACACGCACACTGCGGCTGGTGTGGAAACGACGATGAAAACGGCAAAGGACTATGCACAGAGGGCTCTCTAAACAGTCCCTTGAACTCGAATTGCGAAGAGCTATTTTCCAAAGTATATGACGACACTGATGATAAAACGAGTCAATCGATCAAATGGTATTTCTTCCAATGTCCGCCTGAAAACGAGTGCGAAAATGGTCATCACAGATGCGATTCACTATCGGAGCACTGTCGGGACTTATTCAGCGGGTACGAATGCGTCTGCGGGCCTGGATACCGTGCTGCGGGAGGGTCTTGTGTTCCCGTATGCACCCAAGGATGCGTCAGAGGAGCTTGCGTGAGACCCAACGTTTGCAATTGTGATTTCGGATACGTCGGTGCCAATTGCAGCATCCAATGCCAATGCAACGGCCATGCTAACTGTGAAGGTCCCGACAAGTTGAATCAATGTCTCGAATGTCACAACAACACAATG GGCTCTCAGTGTGAGAAATGTAAGGCTCTTTTTGTCGGAGATCCGACTAACAACGGCCAGTGTGTGCCGTGTTCAGTCTATTGTAATGGTCATAGCAATATATGCTTAGGCGAATCTGTTAATATGCATTCGTTCAATCTGGCGCACATCCAAGATTATTTAACAGAAGGACCCGTGTCTAAAGCGAAATGTCTGATGTGCGCTAATAACACCGACGGATTGAAGTGCGACAAGTGCAATTCTGGATATTTTAGGGGCTCGGAAGACTATCGAATGCCATGTCGTCC GTGCGAATGTCACGGGCATGGTGACGTTTGTGATCCGATAACCGGAGAAAAATGCAATTGTGGAAATAATACCGAGAGCGATATAACATGCCAAACATCCAGTTTGAGTAAAAATTCCGCTCAGGAGTGCTGGAGGTATCAATGTGTCAAATGCAAAGATTCTTACATGGGCGACCCGAAAAACGGTCATCAATGCTACAAAATGATGACCGCTGAAAACAGAATGTGCTTTGATGCGAGACTTCttg ATGAGTGTAAAGGAAAACCCAAATTACTAAACCCTGGACAGACAGTCTTCTTCGTTGTTATTCCCAGATTTATGAACGTTGACATTCGAATTATTGTGGATGTCACACAGGGAGCGTTAGATATATTTATGAGTCCGAATGATAGTTCTTTCGTTGTTTCTGTAAACAGCACTACAGGAGATCACTCCATCGATTTAGATCCATCATTTCTACTCCACGAGCCCGTCCACGTCGCCGACATATTTCTCAGCAACACTTCGGATCAAACCTACAAGTCGAAATCATTCGACGGATTGACTGAATACACCCTAATTAAATACCATGCAGATAATCTCAACACTTACATCACCGTTGATAAGAAGAACTCGCTGCTGTGGGTTCAAGGCCTTCGAAACCGAATGGTTTTAACCCTGCCACATCTCGTACACGATTTGGGATATACCAAGTTTTATTTGATTATCAAAGCGATGAATAGCGACAACAGTTCAAGCAGGGCTGGAAAGGGTGTGGTGTTCTTCAGGCAGGATCAATTGCATATTGATTTGTTCGTCTTCTTCTCTGTATTCTTTTCGTGCTTCTTCTTGTTTCTGGCCGCTTGTGTCGtggggtggaaagtcaaacaagcCACTGACGTGCGACGAGCTAGAAGAAGACACGTGGTAGAAATGCTACATATGGCAAAAAGACCGTTCGCAACTGTTACTTTGCTTCTGGGACAACATTCCCCGTACACCCAACGTCGCAAAACGAGATCCAAGCAAGTGATTGCTGCTAACGATGTCCTTCCCATTGCTGTCGAGCCTACGGAAGATGGTTTGGCAGCTGTGACATCGGTCTTTGTGAAACTACCCGGTGGTAGAACAGCCCCGACACGCTTGGCCCTCGCATCATCTCTAGTCTTACTGGCACGACAGTTACCATCATCAGGAAGAACGTTTTTGAGAAGAAGAAGTGTGCACAATATACCCGTTGCACCTtcgtaa
- the LOC143910393 gene encoding FAD-dependent oxidoreductase domain-containing protein 1 homolog produces the protein MFSLKLLRQRQPLRIIRRLYSDDVKPPRRPAEHPASRTFRILGNDAKTVLSYFSTKKPQYRNYDSANKELDMFPVHGDVVIIGGGIMGSSIAYFLKERAGNGLNVIVIEKDPTYKYASTVLSCGGLRQQFSVPENIQMSQYAAAFFKDIKMHLGDEIDLQFTPHGYLLLATEKTVDQLEANFNLQQEYKVKNELMSPKELKSRYPWLNTDGIVLGCRGLESEGWFDPWMLLGGFKKRAQEIGVQYVTGEVTGFEFELMRDVFESGVHPTCFEKLKSVVVKTEVGVEREIQFSQVVLAAGAASGDVGRMARIGTGKQILSVPIPIEPRKRYVYCFNCQGDNAPAINTPMTFDPSGTYFRREGLGNNFIAGRSPSPDNEPDVKNLDVDYNFFDTDVWPNLAERVPAFEALKITSAWAGYYEFNTFDENGIIGQHPYHSNMYIAAGFSGHGIQQAPAVGRCLTELILDGEFVTIDLNRLSFDRILLDKPVFETNVYDRPQLYANVN, from the exons ATGTTTTCTTTGAAACTACTACGTCAACGTCAACCTCTTAGAATAATTAGAAGACTTTATTCTGACGATGTGAAGCCACCGAGAAGGCCAGCCGAACATCCAGCCAGTCGAACATTTAGAATTCTAGGAAACGATGCGAAAACAGTATTGTCGTATTTTTCAACCAAAAAACCTCAATATAGAAATTACGATTCCGcaaacaaagaattggatatgTTTCCTGTCCACGGCGATGTTGTGATTATTGGTGGCGGCATCATGGGATCTTCCATTGCGTATTTTCTAAAAGAAAGAGCCGGAAATGGCTTAAATGTAATAGTCATAGAAAAAGACCCTACG TATAAATACGCTTCTACGGTGCTGTCGTGTGGAGGATTAAGACAGCAATTTTCAGTCCCCGAGAACATACAGATGTCGCAATATGCTGCAGCATTCTTCAAAGACATTAAAATGCACCTCGGCGATGAGATTGATTTGCAATTCACACCGCATGGCTATTTATTATTAGCTACGGAAAAAACCGTGGATCAACTTGAAGCGAACTTCAACTTACAGCAGGAATATAAAGTAAAGAATGAACTGATGAGCCCCAAAGAACTTAAAAGTAGATACCCCTGGTTGAATACAGACGGAATAGTATTAG GATGCCGTGGATTAGAAAGTGAAGGTTGGTTCGATCCGTGGATGCTGTTGGGTGGGTTTAAGAAGAGGGCGCAGGAAATAGGCGTGCAGTATGTGACCGGCgaggttaccgggtttgagTTTGAGCTGATGAGAGACGTCTTTGAAAGCGGTGTACATCCGACATGTTTCGAGAAGTTGAAAAGCGTTGTGGTGAAAACGGAAGTAGGCGTAGAGAGAGAGATCCAGTTCTCTCAAGTTGTTTTGGCAGCTGGTGCCGCGTCTGGTGATGTCGGACGAATGGCTCGCATAGGCACCGGTAAACAAATCTTATCTGTACCCATACCGATCGAACCGAG AAAGAGGTATGTGTATTGCTTTAATTGTCAAGGCGATAATGCGCCGGCAATCAACACTCCTATGACGTTCGACCCGTCGGGCACTTACTTCCGAAGGGAAGGGCTTGGTAACAATTTCATTGCCGGACGATCGCCGTCTCCAGACAACGAACCGGATGTTAAGAATTTAGACGTTGATTATAACTTTTTCGACACTGATGTGTGGCCCAATTTAGCAGAAAGAGTTCCAGCTTTCGAAGCTCTGAAG ATTACCAGCGCCTGGGCAGGATATTATGAATTCAACACGTTCGATGAAAATGGAATCATCGGACAGCATCCGTatcattcaaatatgtatattgcagcCGGGTTTAGCGGTCATG GCATACAGCAAGCTCCAGCCGTGGGTCGATGTCTAACCGAGCTCATTTTGGATGGCGAATTTGTAACCATAGATCTCAACAGATTGAGCTTCGATCGAATACTGTTGGATAAGCCAGTGTtcgaaacaaat gTATATGACAGGCCTCAACTGTATGCCAATGTCAACTGA